tttaaaaacaaaaaacaaaaaacctgaaaaattccCTTGTATAATGCAAACATGGGCATCACTTGGTGCCTTTGAagatccccccccaccccccagccataTTCTAATCCAAAATTTCACTTAAAAGCAAAGAGCTCCGTTAAATCACTGTCTTTGGATGAAGAGTCGGAAGCAAGAAAGCACTAAGGCTCTATGACTCCATGACCACAAAGTGATTTGGCAGATAAAAATCCTTTACTTGTAGATTTAGGATAAAGGATAATATGAAGTTAGCTAGTAATCCTACTGAAGCCGCTTAAGTTAATGTCTAGGACTATTCATAAGGGAGAGCAGATAATTTAATCTAAACTCATATCTTCCtcttcatctttcttttcctttgattCTCCCTCCTTTTGGTCTGACTTGACATTGTTCTGCATTGCTTTAGCAAATGCTTCTACATCTGAAAAGTAAAGAAACATTAGTTAGCTAGCTTTGCACCAAGAAcaagattcataatcataaatTACACTGAAGTTAAAATAGGTCATTTAGCAGAGGAAACGGGGTTGAAAGTTTGCTTGTTTAGGTTTAACATTCAGATACATTTGACAATCAATAGAACTTTACTGAGCTTGATActttacatatacacacactggTCATAACAGATTTACCATACCAACATTTCCAGGCTTACAGAGCTGATAACAGGCCCCCCCACTATCAGAGGCCCCAAGAATTACTGGTAACTTGATTTACTGCAGCACTGCCTTCAATTAAATATTCCCACAAGAAAAGCAGTAGCAGCTGAGTGACTGCAACAGGAAAAATATTTCTAAGGGTACATTTAAACTACCCGccagataaatcgatccccaaatcgatgcccgtactccacctcgacaGGAGTAGtaagcagagttgacaggggagccgtggcagttgactcaccgccgtgaggatggccaggtaagtcgaactaagatacttagTTGCAGTACCTTAGttcaacacccccccccacacacacacacgctagtgtagcccaggcctaagtccTAAATGTCACTGCAAGCTCTGCTGCATAACTCTAGCACAGCCTTTTCTAGAGTGCTCTCTCAGACTTTGGCAAGTCAGTCAAGAAAGCAGCCTTGAAGCTACTTACACATCAATACTGTGCAATCTTAGATTAACAGAAACCATCATCTCAGAAgaaactgaacacacacacaaaatttagaCTGTTATGAACAGGAGTTTAGTGATTTTATTTACtaagtaaatttttcaaaagagcccaaAAGCTCTTAATCCCCTTGACATTCAATGAGTTTAGGCActtgaaagattttttaaaacattacccAGGATCTATTTCCATGACCGATTCAGACCCTGCATTCAGTCATTTACAGAGCAACAATTATGTAAATCCATGCTCTTTCAAGAGAAAGATACTTACCACCTTTATTTGCCGCATCTACTGCCTCAGCTGGTAAGCCAAACTGACTCATTAGTGGGCCAAGTTGTCCTGAAGCTAAAGCAGCACTGAACATGCTCAATGCCTGTGAAATAGATCCAAACACCACcaaataaaactgattttgtttCTGCAACACCAAGTGGCCACTTGGAATAAATTATCCTTCACCTTGGTTCTGACATGGAACAGGCTTTAAAAAGTCACTCCTCCAGCCCCTGGTGTACTGTActctctaaggcaggggtgggcaaactttttggcctgagggccacatcagggttgcacaactgtatgaagggccgggtagggaagactgttcctccccaaacagcctggccccctcgCACTTcctgccctgactgtccccctcagaacccccaaccaaTCCAACCTCCcatactccttgtcccctgaccacccccctcccaggacccctgccccctatccaaccctcctgctccctgtcccgactgccccaacccctattccATACACACCCCAAAACAGCTCCccctatccaactgccctctgctctttgtccctgaccaccccctcccaggaccccctgcccctaactgccccccccaggatgccacccccttatccaaccccccaccccccaagactCCCTGTCCCAACTGCCCTACCAACCCATATCCACATCCCAGCCCCCTGACaggtccccacccccccaggactCTCACTCCCAGCCCTccttgttccccatcccctgacagcGCCCCCAGAACCTCTACCCCATctgactgcccccacctccctgactgccccccaggactccctgctcccttacGAATAGCGGGAGCTCGCAGTCATGACACACAGGcagagccagctgcactcccCCACGCTATCCAGCGGGAGCAGCGAGCACGGCCCATGcgactgcaggggaaggggggacaggGACTAAGCTCCCCAGCCAGgcgctcaggggccaggcaggacgggcccacgggccatagtttgctcacatCTGCGCTGAGGGCTGGTCTGCGCACACACGGTGTtaatttaaaccaatttagttaaaccacAGAATATGTGCACTGACTCTTTTCACTCAATTTAAACAGTGCAAACTAAACTGCTCTAAATCAGGTTTAAATGATATCACGTGAACCCACACAGAGGTGTATAGTGATTTTTACACAGATTTGTTAAACTTGTGCAACTTTTGTCTTCAGACATGCCCAAAGAGGAAGTATGGAGTAAGAAAATCTCTCTTCCCTGACAACTTAAACTTCAAGTGACTGGACATCTGCTAGCTTTAAAGAGATTGCCTGCCAGCTCTCCTATGAAGGGAGGGCCTGAGATTGCACTCATGAATACTGTTCTTTCTGATAGACTTCATTACAAAGAGAAGGGGGAAGCCCAGATCAAGGAAGAGAGGGGTATTTAGACCATATGTGGGACTATGCCACTGCCCTAGAGAAGTGAGCTCTTGGCACTTACTGAGTCTATAGCAGTGGGGGAAAGCACAGCGACAAACAGGCTTAAGGCACATGTGTAGCTATTTTATGCACAAAAAATATACAGTACGTCTAGAGAGAGATTTGAGTCCAACTAACACTTCCAAAAAACCCAACAGTATTTGTTAGCTGCATGAAGCACAGGGAACTGAAAGTTTcttaaggctggtctacactgaaaagatAGCGGGATTGACCTatgtcgctcagggctgtgaaaaatccacatccttgAGTACCACAGTTAAACTGGCCTAAtcctccagtgtagacagcgctaggtcaatggaagagagTGTCATTGTGACATCTACCTGCTGAAACTGGGGAGATGTCAGAGTGTTCTGAATCTCTTCTGCTGTCTGCGGCAGTGATTCCCCAGATGGAAGATAAGGCAGTAACCGCTCTTGAACTTCAGCATTTGCCAGAATGGGAGCCATGATCTCAGGAGTCAGCACACTGGCCAAATCAACTAGGATAGAATACAGCTTTGTTAGACTAAACACAGAGCAAACTGCTTTACTTTAACTAGAGCCACTAGTGGTTGGAGTGAATATGGAGATGTAccctccactgatttcagggcACTCTCTGGGGCAGTCACAAGTAAATCATTTATCCAAAGTAGGTTAGGGTTCAACAGAAAGGCTTCCAAACCAATTTGAAATTAATACAGGACAGTAAAATAGCTTTAAAGCATATATGGTATCAACAGCTGTCTGGTCAGAGTACTGTTACCTTGCTGTCCTCCTGCTCCAGCTGGCACATTCATAGTAGCTAAAATGTTCTGAAGGTCACTCAACTGAATGGGCTGAGTTGGGCTTGTTGCTGTGCTGGTACCATTGCCCGAACTTGGTGCAGGGCTGGGACTAGTTGCAGATGCAGATGCAGATGCAGCCGCAGGAGCAGATGGGGCTGGCGTGACACGTGTAGAGGAAGTAGTGGAAGATGGGGTTACAGCAGCTGACTGGCTGCGAGAACTAGAAGtgtaattaatataattaattcaCTGCAGAAGCAGTTGCTTTGCGCTTTCATAAACAGCTTCCAACAAACTCTGGCACCCCAGTGTGCATATATTACCCCCATTTTAAGAGGCATAAAATAGTCTTGATTCCCACTGTTCTCTTCTAttcactagaccagtggttttcaaactgcggctCACGACTCAGCACTGGGTtgcagaatgtaaggcactgggtcgcggCAGGTCTAGTCAGTGCTGCCGactaggccattaaaagtcccattggcagtgctgcccggctaaggcaggctagccTCTACTTGTTCTCACACCGTGCTGCACCCCACAAGCAGCGGCCAGCAGcaagtctggctcctaggcggggggggaggggagcgccacagggctctgcgcgctgcccccgcCCAGAGCACTAGCTCCACACttccattggctggttcctgagAGCTATGCAGAGCTGCTTGCATGCCTCCGCCTAAGAgtgggacctgctgctggccgcttctggggcacagtgcagtCCGTGgtgtcaggacaggcaggaagcctgccttagcaacCCCATCTGCGCTGCtatctgggagctgcctgaggtaagcctgtgccctcaaccccatggcccagccctgagccccctgcccaaacccagagctcctttctgcaccccaaacccctcatccctggccccagcccagagccctgaccctctcccacaccccaagccactgccccagccctgagccccctcctgcaccccaaaccccttatcctcagccccaccccacagcctgcactctaaccccctgccctgaacccctcccataccccaaacccctcatccccagctccactgggtcgtgtgcatcaacaattttcttcaactgggtcatgagaaaaaaaaatttgaaaaccacAACACTAGACCCCAGTTCCTCACAGTTCAGTGGAACAATCACACACAGAATTACAAAAATGGGTGTATGTATATCTTACCTTGATGATGAGCTGCTGGTTGGGGGTCCCCCACTTCCCAATAAGCTAGCCAGGCCAGGCCCTGTCAGTGCACCAAGCCCACCTTCCATAAATGATGGAAAGACATCAGTTTAGAAACTTTTTTAATGTTCATTCCCTTTATAAAGATAAAGCTATTCAGGTTTGACTCAACTGCACTTACAGACAACATTCTTTTTGCTGGCTTTATGAAAATACaggtattttttccattttctaatttaaaatcCCTCATTAGAATAATCCCTGTTCAAGAGATGCTGGTGCTGATTAAAAACTGTTCAACATCTAGCTATACCAAAAGGATGAAGTGACTTTGGTTTGTATAATACAAACAAAAAGTCCCTCACACAGCAAAATCCTTTCATCCAAGAAAATGGGTGTGCGTCCCCTATAGCCCTTGCTCCATTTAGTACATATTCCCCTTGCAGTTGCTTCTCATTCCAGGCTTAACTGCTGTATGCCTGCCTATATGACCATTTCCATTCTGTTGTCCAGTCTTTCGGAAACTAGCTGCAAACCCAGAGGGCAGAATTAGAGTGCCCCATTAGCATGTGCATGATGGACTGAAACTACAGGGGGACAACATAGGAGAGGAATAAGCAAGTAACCAGCCATTTGTTTCTCTGTTCTTCTGTCCCCTCTTTTCTGCAGAGTTCCCCGAGCAGTAGTGGATCATGCCACCTCCCCCAACAGCACATTACCTCCACTGCTCCCTGATCATACCACTTCCACAGTAGGAGCAGGAGAGCTAAACTACAAGACTAGTATCACTTTTTACTATACTGTAGCAGTCCCTCCTGGGAAGCTCATGTTTGAGCAGCAGTAAAAGCACACCCCCGTTCAGAATCCGAGACAGATGACAAGGTCTGTCACTCCCAGTACTAGCAAGGGCCTATGACCAGTGCAGAGACTGCATGATCAGCACCCGCAGAGGGAAAAGCCTTGTTTCACTGAGCAGTAAGTTAACTGGTACACCCAGGCCAGGACACTAATGGAATGTGCACCTTGAATAATCTGAAGATGTCCTATGGGTAAATAAAAAAGCCAGTGAAATAGACATCATTGTCAAATTTTTGAGGAATCTCAGAAATCAACCACTGCCCTCAAAAGAAAGAAGAATGCTCTCCTCCAACTCCCTCCTAAGAAGTTAGTCTTCCACTCATTAGTTATCCTCCTGCTCCTTCAATCCTGGAATATAGCTCAATGCAAAACTAACACCATTAAATTTGTGGAGGAAAACCTACACATGACCAACATATGCCAAGCTGAACTACTGATCACTCCGCCCATTTGCTACATTCCCTTTTTCCAGTTTTGTTTCCCCAtctatttattattttgtctttGAGAAAGGGACTGCCTTCTTACATGAAGGAAATGTCATCCAAATCAATAAGAAAATAAATCAGTGTAAGGTAAGTTTTAACCCAGGAGGAAAAACACCCTTATGGCATAAAGATATGAAAGCATTTTACCGAGTCCTCCTAAGCCTGTTGGTCCAATCAGCTGCATGAGCTGGTTATGGCTCATATTTCCAAGAAGGCTTTGCAAGCCACCTTcacctaaaaacaaaaacattctgaaATACAACATTCATATTTTTCATAACACTCTGGCTCAAGCAGCAGGAGATTAATTGACATATGCTACAAGTAGAAACTGTTTCAAGTATTTACTATTTTAAGATGCTAAGAAGaagaacaaaaaagaagcttagcTTTAGAAAAAGGCAGGACTCCAGAAAACCTAACAGATATAACCCAGAGGAGTTTCTTCTCGCTGACTCATTTTTCAGCCTGCTCCATCCTATTATAGCAAAATAAATTGTGTTGCTAAGAGTGTCTCTGCATTTCTATTATAAGCCTTCTACCTAGGTCACCCTCCAAAAATCAGCAGGGATTTGGTTCCTAGAAAACTGCAGAGTGTGTATAAAAAACCTCTCAAACTGAGAAGAAGAGAATAGACTATACCTCCTAATGCTGAGAGCTCATGGCCTCCACTTCCACTCCCACCCAAAGCACCAGGTATTGGAGGATTGTTGAGATACTCATTCACTTTACGGCAGTGCTCTTCATCTTTATCAGTCTTCGGTTCCTGTAAGAGAGTTGTTCTTAAGCCTCCAAGCATCTTCAAAACAGATTAGAAGTTGGATAATTCTTTAAAGAGTAGATCACCATCTATCCCCTCCTTGAGTATTCCTCGCACACATCTTGAAACAAAGGAATTCTAAATGTTACCATTTACTTGTCACAAACCTGCATCCAGAAGAAAAGTCGCTTTGATCCTGCCTTGAACTTCAGCACATATACACGACCAGTAGTGCACTGAGGTACCCTCTTAAATTCACAGTCATCAGGAAAGATAATCAAGTCCTGGAAAAAAAAGGGgtggattaaaaaacaaaacaaaaaacaaaacttgaaTAGTTCTGTGCCTACTCCTCACACAAACATCTCTCTATGCCTTCTTCCACGTTGCCCCTTACACCAGGTGTGTACTTCCAAAGCCCATTTGTAAAGCCACCCAccacctgtcttatgcaaatctCTTCTTAAAGACACTTGTACCAGGGTTCACAATACAGAGTACAAAAAGAGCCATTACAAAACTCTTAAGATTGAAATAATGAAGTTATACTCACATCTTCAACATTGCCAGAAGTCCTGTCCTTCCAACAAAAATGAATGAGGGAATCATCAGTTTGCTGGATGTAAACAAGGCCTTTTCGTTTATCTGGAGTTACAGTACTGCCTTTTAGAGACATCTTTCCTGCCCGAAATTCCACCAAATATTTGCTGGATGAGCCACGAGAGCCTGGCACCAGGCTTGGAAACAACGCACCTGAAGACATCCTGAAAAGAGACAATGGACTAGAAAATATGACTATATAAATATCCCATTGTTTCTCTCTACTACTAGATTTCATTAGAATCTCAACCAAGAACTAACTCCACAAGAAAAAATTGTCCACCGTTTCTAAAATTTGCAATGCACTGCCAAAGAGCTGACATAATAACAAATCCCTAGCAATTATATAGAAGAGGCTCTAACCTTCCCAACTCTATTACTCTCATGGCACTGAGCCATTAagatattcaaaataaaaatgacttCCCCTGAAACTCATTCTTCGATCTTAAGAAACATGATACAGGCTAGACCAATTCTGTATGATTCAGAGTACTACAGTACTTGACCCTCTCTTTCAAATATTTCGAGAAAACCTACCACTCTAGTATCCAAGCTAATAATTTGCACAATAACTTCCATGGCAAAAAGCCTTCACAACTATACATTTGGTTTCAAAAGAGCCTGATATCTCGTGCAGTGTATTCCACAAGTGCTACATTGCTTGATGCAGCCTAAAAAAATATGTACACAAGGTAAAAGATTAGACTGTGATAAACCCACAAGACGACCTTGTCACACTGGCAAGCAGACGACTCTGCATTTGCTTCTGAGAAAAAGATGCCATTGTTTgaaccagccactccactgcttGTTTATGTGCAGTTAGCATTTGCACAGAAATCTGCATAGAA
This portion of the Gopherus evgoodei ecotype Sinaloan lineage chromosome 14, rGopEvg1_v1.p, whole genome shotgun sequence genome encodes:
- the ADRM1 gene encoding proteasomal ubiquitin receptor ADRM1, producing MSSGALFPSLVPGSRGSSSKYLVEFRAGKMSLKGSTVTPDKRKGLVYIQQTDDSLIHFCWKDRTSGNVEDDLIIFPDDCEFKRVPQCTTGRVYVLKFKAGSKRLFFWMQEPKTDKDEEHCRKVNEYLNNPPIPGALGGSGSGGHELSALGGEGGLQSLLGNMSHNQLMQLIGPTGLGGLGGLGALTGPGLASLLGSGGPPTSSSSSSSRSQSAAVTPSSTTSSTRVTPAPSAPAAASASASATSPSPAPSSGNGTSTATSPTQPIQLSDLQNILATMNVPAGAGGQQVDLASVLTPEIMAPILANAEVQERLLPYLPSGESLPQTAEEIQNTLTSPQFQQALSMFSAALASGQLGPLMSQFGLPAEAVDAANKGDVEAFAKAMQNNVKSDQKEGESKEKKDEEEDMSLD